The Pseudomonas sp. R4-35-07 genome contains a region encoding:
- a CDS encoding efflux RND transporter permease subunit: MPQFFIDRPIFAWVVALFILLAGFLAIPQLPVAQYPNVAPPKVEIYAVYPGASAQTLDESVVSLIEQELNGADHLLYFESQSSLGSATITATFQPGTNPEMAQVDVQNRLKAVEPRLPQAVTQQGLQVEKVSAGFLLLVTLTSSDGKLDDVALSDYLARNVMNELKRLDGVGKAQLYGAERAMRIWIDPQKLIGFNLTPADVNAAVSAQNAQVSAGSIGDLPGTNTQEITAAILVKGQLSTPAEFADIVLKANPDGSTVRIGDVARVEVGSQEYQFSTRLNGKPSTAVSVQLAPGANALNTATLVRAKMDELSRYFPANVEYKIPYDTSPFVKVSITKVVYTLLEAMALVFAVMFLFLQNVRYTLIPTLVVPIALMGTFATMLLLGFSINVLTMFGMVLAIGILVDDAIVVVENVERIMATEGLSPKEATKKAMGQITGAIVGITLVLVAVFLPMAFMPGSVGVIYQQFSLSMATSILFSAFLALTLTPALCATLLKPIAQGEHHAKGGFFGWFNKRFEQLTDRYEGWVAYALKRSGRYLLIYLVLLVGLGLLFSRLPSSFLPVEDQGYTITDIQLPPGASKNRTVQVAEQIEAHNAGEPGVGDTTMIMGFSFSGSGQNAALAFTTLKDWSERGSDDSAASIADRANMAFSGLKDAIAFAILPPPVDGLGTSSGFEFRLQDRGGVGHAGLMAARTELLEAAGKSPVLANVRESALAEAPQVQLEVDRKQANALGVSFADVGNVLSSAIGSAYINDFPNQGRMQRVVVQAEGDQRSQVADLMKINVRNNAGKMVPLSAFVEAKWTQGPTQLTRYNGYPAIAISGEAAPGHSTGEAMDEIQRLVSQLPAGLGQEWTGLSLQERLSGSQAPLLLGLSLLIVFLCLAALYESWSIPTSVLLVVPLGVLGAVVAVSLRGMPNDVFFKVGLITIIGLSAKNAILIIEFAKDLYEQGEDLIDATLKAARLRLRPIIMTSLAFILGVVPLAIATGASSASQQAIGTGVIGGMITATLAVVFVPVFFVVVMKLVRKRHNKD; this comes from the coding sequence ATGCCGCAGTTCTTTATCGACCGCCCGATTTTCGCCTGGGTGGTGGCCCTGTTCATCTTGCTGGCCGGCTTCCTGGCGATCCCGCAATTGCCGGTGGCCCAATACCCCAACGTGGCGCCGCCAAAGGTAGAAATCTACGCGGTATACCCTGGCGCTTCGGCCCAGACCCTGGACGAAAGCGTGGTCAGCCTGATCGAGCAGGAGCTCAACGGCGCCGATCACCTGCTGTATTTCGAGTCCCAGAGCAGCCTCGGCTCGGCGACCATTACCGCCACGTTCCAGCCGGGCACCAACCCGGAAATGGCCCAGGTGGATGTGCAGAACCGCTTGAAGGCGGTAGAGCCGCGCCTGCCGCAAGCGGTGACGCAACAAGGCTTGCAGGTGGAGAAAGTCTCGGCCGGCTTCCTGCTGCTGGTCACGCTGACGTCCAGCGATGGCAAGCTCGATGATGTGGCGCTCAGCGATTACCTGGCGCGCAACGTGATGAACGAACTCAAGCGCCTGGACGGTGTGGGCAAGGCCCAGTTGTATGGCGCCGAGCGCGCCATGCGCATCTGGATCGATCCGCAGAAGCTGATCGGTTTCAACCTCACCCCGGCCGACGTGAATGCCGCCGTCAGCGCGCAGAATGCCCAGGTGTCGGCGGGCAGCATCGGCGACTTGCCGGGCACCAACACCCAGGAAATCACCGCCGCCATTCTGGTCAAGGGCCAACTGTCGACGCCGGCGGAGTTCGCCGACATCGTGCTCAAGGCCAACCCTGACGGCTCCACCGTACGCATCGGCGATGTGGCGCGGGTTGAAGTCGGCAGCCAGGAATACCAGTTCTCCACGCGCCTTAACGGCAAACCGTCCACCGCCGTCAGCGTGCAGCTGGCGCCGGGGGCCAACGCGCTGAACACCGCGACCCTGGTGCGGGCGAAGATGGACGAACTGTCGCGCTATTTCCCGGCCAACGTGGAATACAAGATTCCCTACGACACCTCGCCGTTCGTCAAAGTCTCGATCACCAAGGTGGTCTACACCTTGCTCGAGGCAATGGCGCTGGTGTTCGCGGTGATGTTCCTGTTCCTGCAGAACGTGCGCTACACCCTGATCCCTACGCTGGTGGTGCCGATTGCGTTGATGGGCACCTTTGCCACCATGCTGTTGCTGGGTTTTTCAATCAACGTGCTGACCATGTTCGGCATGGTGCTGGCGATCGGCATTCTTGTGGACGATGCGATTGTGGTGGTGGAGAACGTCGAACGGATCATGGCCACTGAAGGCCTGTCGCCCAAGGAGGCGACGAAAAAGGCCATGGGCCAGATCACCGGCGCCATTGTCGGTATCACCCTGGTGCTGGTCGCGGTCTTCCTGCCGATGGCGTTCATGCCCGGTTCCGTGGGGGTGATCTACCAGCAGTTCTCGTTGTCGATGGCCACCTCGATCCTGTTTTCGGCCTTCCTGGCCCTGACCTTGACGCCAGCGCTGTGCGCCACCTTGCTCAAGCCGATTGCCCAGGGCGAGCACCATGCCAAGGGTGGCTTTTTCGGCTGGTTCAATAAACGCTTTGAACAGCTCACCGACCGCTACGAAGGCTGGGTGGCCTATGCGCTCAAGCGCAGCGGCCGTTACCTGCTGATCTACCTGGTATTGCTGGTGGGCCTGGGGCTGCTGTTCAGTCGCCTGCCCTCCTCATTCCTGCCGGTGGAAGACCAGGGCTACACCATCACCGATATCCAGCTGCCACCGGGTGCCAGCAAGAACCGCACGGTGCAGGTGGCCGAGCAGATCGAGGCGCACAACGCCGGTGAGCCGGGCGTGGGCGATACCACCATGATCATGGGTTTCAGTTTCTCCGGCTCCGGGCAGAACGCGGCGCTGGCGTTCACCACGCTCAAGGACTGGTCGGAACGCGGCAGCGATGACTCCGCGGCGTCGATTGCCGACCGCGCCAATATGGCCTTCAGCGGGCTCAAGGATGCGATTGCCTTTGCGATCCTGCCGCCGCCGGTAGACGGCCTGGGCACCTCCAGCGGCTTCGAGTTCCGTCTGCAGGACCGCGGCGGCGTCGGCCATGCGGGGTTGATGGCCGCGCGCACCGAGCTGCTGGAGGCTGCCGGTAAAAGCCCGGTCCTGGCCAACGTGCGCGAAAGCGCCCTGGCCGAAGCGCCGCAGGTGCAGCTGGAAGTGGACCGCAAGCAGGCCAATGCGCTGGGCGTGTCGTTCGCCGATGTGGGCAATGTGCTGTCGTCGGCCATCGGTTCGGCTTACATCAATGACTTCCCCAACCAGGGCCGCATGCAGCGTGTGGTGGTGCAGGCTGAAGGCGACCAGCGCAGCCAGGTGGCGGACTTGATGAAGATCAACGTGCGCAACAACGCCGGGAAGATGGTGCCGTTGTCTGCCTTTGTCGAAGCCAAATGGACCCAAGGCCCGACGCAATTGACCCGCTACAACGGCTACCCGGCCATCGCCATCAGCGGCGAAGCGGCGCCGGGGCACAGTACCGGCGAGGCGATGGACGAAATCCAGCGCCTGGTCAGCCAGTTGCCGGCGGGCCTGGGCCAGGAATGGACGGGGTTGTCGTTGCAGGAACGTTTGTCCGGTTCCCAGGCGCCATTGCTGCTGGGCCTGTCGCTTCTGATCGTGTTCCTGTGCCTGGCGGCCTTGTATGAGAGCTGGTCGATCCCGACCTCGGTGTTGCTGGTGGTGCCGCTGGGCGTGCTCGGCGCGGTCGTGGCCGTGAGCCTGCGCGGCATGCCCAACGATGTGTTCTTCAAGGTCGGCTTGATCACCATCATCGGTTTATCAGCGAAGAACGCGATTCTGATCATTGAGTTCGCCAAGGACCTGTACGAGCAGGGTGAAGACCTGATCGACGCCACCTTGAAGGCGGCGCGCCTGCGCCTGCGCCCGATCATCATGACATCGCTGGCGTTCATCCTCGGCGTGGTGCCGCTGGCGATTGCCACCGGTGCCAGCTCGGCGAGCCAGCAGGCGATTGGTACGGGGGTGATTGGCGGGATGATCACCGCGACATTGGCGGTGGTGTTCGTGCCGGTGTTTTTTGTGGTGGTGATGAAACTGGTGCGCAAGCGTCACAACAAAGATTAA
- a CDS encoding efflux RND transporter periplasmic adaptor subunit, which yields MSKNLFAPFCLLALTLALSACDNSTAEAPHVPLAKVRIETLQAKPLSITSELSGRIAAPRMAEVRARVAGVVMQRVFNEGHDVKQGDVLFRIDPAPFKADLDSAQANLSKAEANAFQARLQEQRYSQLVEGNAISGQEYDNARAALRQTNAEVAANKAAVERARLNLGYATVTAPISGRIGRALVTEGALVGQNEATPLAIIQQLDPIHADLTQSTRELNDLRRAFRAGRLQQVGQDQAKATLIQDDGSLYPLPGKLLFAEISVDPGTGQIILRSEFPNPDLDLLPGSFVRVRLEQAVDQQGLSVPQRAITRDSAGIPMVLLLDSEQSVRQQPVELGAVIDDRWVVSSGLKPGDRIVVEGLQHARPGEKVEVDDSPLVKE from the coding sequence ATGTCGAAGAATCTGTTTGCGCCGTTTTGCCTGTTGGCGCTCACCCTGGCGTTGAGCGCGTGTGACAACTCCACAGCCGAGGCGCCGCACGTGCCCCTGGCCAAAGTGCGTATTGAGACGCTGCAGGCCAAGCCCCTGTCCATCACCAGCGAATTGAGCGGGCGCATCGCTGCGCCGCGTATGGCCGAGGTGCGCGCACGGGTGGCCGGGGTGGTGATGCAACGCGTCTTCAACGAAGGCCATGACGTGAAACAGGGCGACGTGCTGTTTCGCATCGACCCGGCCCCGTTCAAGGCCGACCTCGACAGCGCCCAGGCCAACCTGAGCAAAGCCGAGGCCAATGCGTTCCAGGCGCGCCTGCAGGAGCAGCGCTACAGCCAGTTGGTGGAAGGCAACGCCATCAGCGGCCAGGAGTACGACAACGCCCGCGCTGCCCTGCGCCAGACCAACGCCGAGGTCGCCGCCAACAAGGCCGCCGTCGAGCGGGCCCGGTTGAACCTGGGTTACGCCACAGTGACTGCACCGATTTCCGGGCGCATCGGCCGTGCGCTGGTGACCGAAGGCGCCCTGGTCGGCCAGAACGAAGCCACGCCGCTGGCGATCATCCAGCAACTGGACCCGATCCATGCCGACCTCACTCAGTCGACCCGCGAGCTGAATGACCTGCGCCGCGCGTTTCGCGCCGGTCGCTTGCAGCAGGTCGGCCAGGACCAGGCCAAGGCCACCCTGATCCAGGATGACGGCAGCCTGTACCCGTTGCCGGGCAAGTTGCTGTTCGCCGAGATCAGTGTCGACCCGGGCACCGGGCAGATCATTCTGCGCAGCGAATTTCCCAACCCGGACCTCGACCTGCTGCCCGGCAGCTTCGTGCGGGTGCGCCTGGAACAAGCCGTCGACCAGCAAGGCCTCAGCGTGCCGCAGCGCGCCATCACCCGCGACAGCGCCGGCATCCCGATGGTGCTGTTGCTGGACAGCGAGCAAAGCGTGCGCCAGCAGCCGGTGGAGTTGGGCGCAGTGATCGACGATCGCTGGGTGGTCAGCAGCGGCCTCAAGCCCGGTGACCGCATTGTCGTCGAGGGCCTGCAACATGCGCGCCCCGGTGAAAAAGTTGAAGTGGACGACAGCCCGCTCGTGAAGGAATAA
- a CDS encoding response regulator transcription factor, translating to MPNILLVEDDAALSELIASYLERNGYHVSVLSRGDQVRERARLNPPDLVILDLMLPGLDGLQVCRLLRADSAGLPILMLTARDDSHDQVLGLEMGADDYVTKPCEPRVLLARVRTLLRRSSLSEPQVASDRIIMGNLCIDLCERTVTWREQAVELSSGEYNLLVVLARHAGEVLSRDQILQRLRGIEFNGTDRSVDVAISKLRRKFDDHAGEARKIKTVWGKGYLFSRSEWEC from the coding sequence ATGCCCAACATCCTGCTGGTGGAAGACGACGCCGCGCTCTCCGAGCTGATTGCCAGCTACCTGGAACGCAATGGCTACCACGTCAGCGTGCTCAGCCGTGGCGACCAGGTGCGCGAACGCGCGCGCCTGAACCCGCCTGACCTGGTCATCCTCGACCTGATGTTGCCCGGCCTCGACGGCCTGCAGGTCTGCCGCCTGCTGCGCGCCGACTCGGCGGGCCTGCCGATCCTGATGCTTACCGCCCGCGACGACAGCCACGACCAGGTGCTGGGCCTGGAAATGGGCGCCGACGATTATGTGACCAAACCCTGCGAGCCACGGGTGCTGCTCGCCCGTGTGCGCACCTTGCTGCGCCGTAGCAGCCTGTCGGAACCCCAGGTGGCCAGCGACCGTATCATCATGGGCAACCTGTGCATCGACCTGTGCGAGCGTACCGTGACTTGGCGCGAGCAGGCGGTGGAGCTGTCCAGCGGCGAGTACAACCTGCTGGTGGTGTTGGCGCGACATGCCGGTGAAGTGCTCAGCCGCGACCAGATTCTGCAGCGCCTGCGCGGTATCGAGTTCAATGGCACCGACCGTTCGGTGGACGTGGCCATCTCCAAGCTGCGCCGCAAGTTCGATGACCACGCCGGTGAAGCGCGCAAGATCAAGACCGTGTGGGGCAAGGGCTACCTGTTCAGCCGTTCCGAGTGGGAATGCTGA
- a CDS encoding ATP-binding protein, translating to MFRVLLRLYLITIVTYSAAIYLIPSLVIQLFEHRYMNYNIEQTRGQQKLIVKQYVRAPVERWSQVTEQLGHDFAPLKVQLLLRQDARYTPAEEKLLEQGKSVVRLGEWGWMEEISSPINEQFVVKLTVPPDPLDMNVLYWAINVLIVAALLACLLVWLRPHWRDLERLKSTAAQLGRGNLAERTLIPASSSIGSLASVFDTMADDIEHLLNQQRDLLNAVSHELRTPLTRLDFGLALALAEDLPAASRERLQSLVAHIRELDELVLELLSYSRLQNPAQEPERVEVVLDEFIDSVLGSVDDELENPEIVIDVALDCAVERFSLDPRLTARALQNLLRNATRYCDKRIQVGVRVCPNGCEIFVEDDGIGIPPDQRERIFEPFYRLDRSRDRATGGFGLGLAISRRALQAQGGSLTAEASPLGGARFRVWLPAVDPAIRK from the coding sequence ATGTTTCGTGTCCTGCTGCGCCTCTACCTGATCACCATCGTCACCTACAGCGCGGCGATCTACTTGATCCCCTCCCTGGTGATCCAGCTGTTCGAACACCGTTATATGAACTACAACATCGAGCAGACCCGCGGCCAGCAGAAGCTGATCGTCAAGCAATACGTGCGCGCACCGGTGGAGCGCTGGTCACAGGTCACCGAGCAGCTGGGCCACGATTTTGCGCCGTTGAAGGTGCAATTGCTGCTGCGCCAGGATGCGCGCTATACCCCGGCGGAAGAAAAACTGCTGGAACAGGGCAAATCGGTGGTGCGCCTGGGGGAATGGGGCTGGATGGAGGAAATCAGCTCGCCGATCAATGAGCAATTCGTGGTCAAGCTGACGGTACCGCCCGATCCGTTGGACATGAACGTGCTGTATTGGGCGATCAACGTGCTGATCGTCGCGGCGCTGCTCGCCTGCCTGCTGGTGTGGCTGCGCCCGCACTGGCGCGACCTGGAACGCTTGAAAAGCACCGCTGCGCAATTGGGACGGGGCAACCTGGCCGAGCGCACGCTGATCCCCGCCAGCTCCAGCATCGGCAGCCTCGCCTCGGTGTTCGATACCATGGCCGACGACATCGAACACCTGCTCAACCAGCAGCGCGACCTGCTCAACGCGGTGTCCCATGAACTGCGCACGCCGCTGACCCGCCTGGATTTCGGCCTGGCCCTGGCGCTGGCGGAGGACTTGCCTGCGGCCAGCCGGGAGCGCTTGCAAAGCCTGGTGGCGCATATTCGTGAGCTGGATGAGCTGGTGCTGGAGTTGCTTTCCTACAGCCGCCTGCAAAACCCGGCGCAGGAGCCGGAGCGCGTGGAGGTGGTGCTCGACGAATTCATCGACAGCGTATTGGGCAGTGTCGACGATGAACTGGAGAACCCCGAGATTGTTATCGACGTGGCGCTCGACTGCGCCGTGGAGCGCTTCAGCCTCGACCCGCGCCTCACCGCCCGCGCCCTGCAGAACCTGTTGCGCAACGCCACGCGTTACTGCGACAAGCGCATCCAGGTCGGCGTCAGGGTCTGCCCCAACGGCTGTGAAATCTTCGTGGAGGATGATGGCATCGGCATTCCGCCGGACCAGCGCGAGCGCATCTTCGAACCGTTCTACCGTCTGGACCGTAGCCGCGACCGCGCCACCGGTGGTTTCGGCCTGGGCCTGGCCATCAGCCGGCGGGCCCTGCAAGCCCAGGGCGGCAGCTTGACCGCCGAGGCTTCACCCTTGGGCGGCGCGCGGTTTCGTGTGTGGTTGCCTGCCGTCGATCCAGCGATTAGAAAATAA
- a CDS encoding class I SAM-dependent methyltransferase: MTGVHASAQQGFSTQARTYAQGRPGYPRQLTGWLADALGIDAHSTVIDLGAGTGKFTRLLSSLAPTLIAVEPVVEMGAQLAKLLPGVRLVNGTAESMPLASASADAVVCAQAFHWFSSEAALAQIHRVLKPEGRLGLVWNVRDESVDWIAAITAIITPYEGDTPRFHSGRWREAFTGEYFSAPELTCFAYHHVGSPKEVIMDRILSVSFIAALPAAEKATVTAQLQQLIDTHPALKGRDTVAFAYQTQAYACQRLAEKA; this comes from the coding sequence ATGACTGGTGTCCACGCGTCCGCTCAGCAAGGTTTCTCTACCCAGGCCCGCACTTACGCGCAAGGCCGCCCGGGCTACCCGCGACAACTCACCGGCTGGCTGGCCGACGCGCTGGGCATCGATGCCCACTCGACCGTGATCGACCTGGGGGCCGGCACCGGCAAGTTCACGCGCCTGCTCAGCAGCCTGGCGCCGACGCTGATCGCCGTCGAACCGGTGGTGGAAATGGGCGCCCAGTTGGCCAAACTGCTGCCGGGCGTACGGCTGGTCAATGGCACGGCCGAGTCCATGCCTTTGGCGTCCGCGAGCGCCGACGCGGTGGTCTGCGCCCAGGCCTTCCACTGGTTTTCCAGTGAGGCGGCGCTGGCGCAGATCCACCGTGTACTCAAACCCGAAGGGCGTTTGGGGCTGGTGTGGAATGTGCGTGATGAGTCGGTGGACTGGATCGCTGCCATCACGGCCATCATTACTCCCTACGAGGGCGACACCCCGCGTTTTCATAGCGGACGTTGGCGCGAGGCTTTCACTGGTGAGTATTTTTCCGCCCCTGAACTGACCTGCTTTGCCTATCACCATGTCGGCAGCCCGAAGGAAGTGATCATGGACCGCATCCTGTCGGTCAGCTTTATCGCCGCATTGCCTGCGGCGGAAAAGGCCACGGTCACGGCGCAACTGCAGCAGCTGATCGACACTCATCCCGCCCTGAAGGGCCGTGACACCGTGGCATTTGCGTACCAAACCCAAGCGTATGCCTGCCAGCGATTAGCAGAAAAGGCATAA
- a CDS encoding sulfite exporter TauE/SafE family protein, which yields MDVGNVGFVVAGLIVGFIVGMTGVGGGSLMTPILLWFGINPATAVGTDLLYAAITKSGGVLVHSKNRNIDWTITGWLTLGSVPAVLLTLWFLASLHTDPSAMNAVIKQALGVVLLLTALAILFKQRLLAFAQRHAGDDYHMRPRNLNALTVVTGVVLGTMVALTSIGAGALGTVALFILYPFLATRRLVGTEIAHAVPLTLVAGLGHASMGNMDWHLLGFLLMGSLPGIYLGSHMTGRIPDAVLRPCLAVMLMAVGYKLAF from the coding sequence ATGGATGTGGGTAATGTGGGTTTCGTGGTTGCCGGCCTGATCGTAGGATTTATCGTGGGCATGACCGGCGTGGGTGGCGGCTCCCTGATGACGCCGATCCTGTTGTGGTTCGGCATCAACCCGGCCACCGCCGTTGGCACGGACCTGTTGTATGCCGCCATTACCAAATCCGGTGGTGTGCTGGTGCACAGCAAGAACCGGAACATCGACTGGACCATTACCGGCTGGCTGACCCTGGGCAGTGTGCCTGCGGTGCTGCTGACCCTGTGGTTCCTCGCCAGCCTGCACACCGACCCCAGCGCCATGAACGCGGTGATCAAACAGGCACTGGGTGTGGTGTTGCTGCTGACGGCCCTGGCGATCCTGTTCAAGCAACGCTTGCTGGCGTTCGCCCAGCGCCATGCCGGCGACGACTATCACATGCGCCCGCGCAACCTGAATGCGCTGACCGTAGTGACGGGCGTCGTCCTCGGCACCATGGTGGCGCTGACCTCCATCGGTGCCGGCGCGCTGGGTACCGTGGCACTGTTCATCCTGTACCCGTTCCTCGCCACGCGCCGCCTGGTGGGCACCGAGATCGCCCATGCCGTGCCGCTGACCCTGGTGGCGGGCCTGGGCCATGCGAGCATGGGCAATATGGACTGGCACCTGCTGGGCTTTTTGCTGATGGGCTCGCTGCCGGGCATTTACCTGGGCAGCCACATGACCGGCAGGATCCCGGACGCGGTGCTGCGTCCGTGCCTGGCGGTGATGTTGATGGCGGTGGGCTACAAACTGGCGTTCTAA
- a CDS encoding acyl-CoA dehydrogenase family protein encodes MTEQHVINPLSVGVDYTTLAERFRPIFQRIADGAVEREHSRTLPHEPIRWLKEAGFGAVRVPVEYGGGGASLPQLFELLIELAAADSNVPQALRGHFAFAEDRLNAPPSAGRDLWFKRFVDGDLVGCAWTEIGTVAIGDVVTQVSPNGDDWALNGEKFYSTGSLFSDWIDVYAQRSDTGGDVIAATRTRQPGVVQSDDWDGFGQRTTGSGTTRFTDAVVEAHNVIDFAERFKYQTAFYQLVLLATLAGIGHAALNDVAQQVRSRKRIYSHGNAPHVSQDVQVQQVVGEVAALVYAARASALKAAQPAQRAYLARFGGDEVAEREANVAAEIESATAQVVVSELIQRATSQLFNALGASDVRQGKALDRHWRNARTVASHNPLIYKARIVGDWVINGTEPPFVWQIGNGPAKA; translated from the coding sequence ATGACCGAGCAACACGTCATCAACCCGCTGTCCGTCGGCGTCGACTACACCACCCTGGCCGAGCGTTTCCGTCCGATCTTCCAGCGCATCGCCGACGGTGCGGTAGAACGCGAGCACAGCCGCACCCTGCCCCATGAGCCGATCCGTTGGTTGAAGGAAGCCGGCTTTGGCGCGGTGCGGGTGCCGGTGGAATATGGCGGTGGCGGCGCGTCCCTGCCGCAGCTGTTCGAACTGCTGATCGAACTCGCCGCCGCCGATTCCAACGTGCCCCAGGCCCTGCGCGGGCATTTCGCGTTTGCCGAAGACCGCCTGAACGCGCCGCCGAGCGCGGGGCGCGACCTATGGTTCAAGCGCTTCGTCGACGGCGACCTCGTCGGCTGCGCCTGGACAGAAATCGGCACTGTCGCAATTGGCGACGTGGTCACCCAGGTCAGCCCCAACGGTGACGATTGGGCCCTCAACGGCGAAAAGTTCTACAGCACCGGCAGCCTGTTTTCCGACTGGATCGACGTGTACGCCCAGCGCAGCGACACCGGCGGCGACGTGATCGCCGCCACCCGCACGCGCCAGCCAGGCGTGGTGCAAAGCGATGACTGGGACGGCTTTGGCCAGCGCACCACCGGCAGCGGCACCACGCGCTTTACCGATGCGGTGGTCGAAGCGCACAACGTGATCGACTTTGCCGAGCGCTTCAAATACCAGACCGCGTTTTATCAACTGGTGTTGCTGGCCACCCTGGCCGGCATCGGCCACGCCGCGCTCAACGACGTGGCCCAGCAGGTACGCAGCCGCAAGCGCATCTACAGCCACGGCAATGCCCCGCACGTCAGCCAGGACGTGCAGGTTCAACAGGTAGTCGGGGAAGTCGCCGCGCTGGTTTACGCAGCCCGGGCCAGTGCGTTGAAAGCCGCGCAGCCAGCGCAACGGGCTTATCTGGCACGATTTGGTGGGGATGAGGTCGCCGAGCGCGAGGCCAACGTGGCGGCCGAGATCGAATCGGCGACGGCCCAGGTGGTGGTCTCGGAACTGATCCAGCGTGCCACCAGCCAATTGTTCAACGCGTTGGGGGCCTCGGATGTGCGCCAAGGCAAGGCCCTGGACCGGCACTGGCGCAATGCGCGGACGGTGGCGTCGCACAATCCGCTGATCTACAAGGCACGGATCGTCGGTGACTGGGTGATCAACGGCACTGAGCCGCCGTTTGTCTGGCAAATCGGCAACGGCCCGGCCAAGGCCTGA
- the sfnG gene encoding dimethylsulfone monooxygenase SfnG has translation MSQQAVKFAYWVPNVSGGLVVSKIEQRTHWGIDYNRKLAQLAEAAGFEYGLTQIRFTAGYGAENQHESVAFSHALLAATTTLKVIAAILPGPWQPALAAKQLATIDQLTNGRIAVNIVSGWFKGEFQAIGEPWLEHDERYRRSEEFIRALKGIWTQDDFTFKGDFYRFNNYTLKPKPLGQPEVFQGGSSRAARDMAARVSDWYFTNGNTPEGIKAQVDDIRAKAAANNHSVKIGVNAFVIARDTEEEARAVLAEIIDKADPEAVNAFGDAAKQAGKSSPEGEGNWAKSSFEDLVQYNDGFKTNLIGTPQQIAERIVALKAVGVDLVLAAFLHFQEEVEYFGKRVLPLVRELEAKAGIKQVA, from the coding sequence ATGAGTCAGCAAGCCGTAAAATTTGCCTATTGGGTGCCCAACGTCAGCGGTGGGTTGGTGGTCAGCAAGATCGAACAACGTACCCACTGGGGCATCGACTACAACCGTAAACTGGCGCAACTGGCCGAAGCCGCCGGCTTCGAGTATGGCCTGACCCAGATCCGCTTCACTGCCGGCTACGGCGCCGAAAACCAGCACGAATCAGTGGCCTTCAGCCACGCGCTGCTGGCGGCGACCACCACCCTCAAGGTGATTGCGGCGATCCTGCCGGGCCCGTGGCAACCGGCGCTGGCGGCCAAGCAACTGGCAACCATCGACCAGCTCACCAACGGCCGTATCGCGGTGAATATCGTCAGTGGCTGGTTCAAGGGCGAGTTCCAGGCCATCGGTGAACCCTGGCTGGAACACGATGAGCGCTATCGGCGCTCCGAAGAATTCATCCGCGCCTTGAAAGGCATCTGGACCCAGGACGATTTCACCTTCAAGGGCGACTTCTACCGCTTCAACAACTACACCCTCAAGCCTAAGCCGCTGGGCCAGCCCGAGGTGTTCCAGGGCGGCAGTTCGCGGGCGGCGCGGGACATGGCCGCGCGTGTGTCGGACTGGTACTTCACCAACGGTAATACCCCGGAAGGCATCAAGGCCCAGGTCGATGACATCCGCGCCAAGGCGGCGGCGAATAACCATTCGGTCAAAATCGGTGTCAACGCCTTCGTGATCGCCCGCGACACCGAGGAAGAAGCGCGTGCCGTGCTCGCCGAGATCATCGATAAAGCCGACCCGGAAGCGGTCAACGCCTTCGGTGACGCGGCCAAACAAGCCGGCAAGTCATCCCCGGAAGGCGAGGGCAACTGGGCCAAGTCCAGCTTTGAAGACCTGGTGCAGTACAACGACGGCTTCAAGACCAACCTGATCGGCACGCCGCAGCAGATCGCCGAACGCATCGTGGCGCTTAAAGCGGTGGGCGTGGACCTGGTGCTGGCCGCTTTCCTG